A part of Cryptococcus neoformans var. grubii H99 chromosome 6, complete sequence genomic DNA contains:
- a CDS encoding dimeric dihydrodiol dehydrogenase, whose product MSSQQTFVAQWGILGCGWISSEFTKDVSRPMALRNVTDVSHAIAAVGSRSLSKAEDFISKYCPNGAAGQQDGFVDFKPKAYGSYNGVVEDPNVNIVYVGTMNIAHFEDAKLALEAGKNCLLEKPATLNAAEWKHLVSIAKENDVFLMEAVWTRFNPVMLAVQKAIHEDNLIGEIRCMYSDHAMDAYKKRPDTDRVFAAELGGGGLLDIGPYPLVWTMMILYRHPLNQLTPPDKVGSTMLLHHTGVDLATSFTLTFPKLNAVSFCTTNLLSVVQKYQNTRIVGSKGEILVHGFTSRPQKYTFRRLLNPEIEDGNYEDETIDMSFDGFGLYWEADAVARCLRDGLKECPSMPHAETTMTMEIFDKIRKEGGYEFLPGLEKVKA is encoded by the exons ATGTCTTCTCAGCAAACCTTCGTCGCTCAATGGGGTATTCTTGGATGTGGTTGGATCTCATCCGAATTTACCAAAGATGTCAGTCGTCCCATGGCCTTGAGAAACGTCACGGACGTCTCTCATGCcattgctgctgttggATCCCGTTCGCTTTCCAAAGCAGAGGATTTCATCAGCAAATACTGTCCCAACGGGGCTGCGGGTCAACAAGATGGATTTGTAGACTTCAAGCCCAAAGCGTACGGTTCATACAACGGCGTTGTGGAGGATCCT AATGTCAACATTGTGTATGTGGGTACTATGAACATCGCTCACTTTGAGGATGCCAAACTCGCTTTGGAAGCTGGTAAGAACTGCCTACTGGAGAAG CCAGCAACCCTCAATGCCGCAGAGTGGAAGCACCTTGTCTCAATTGCCAAAGAGAACGATGTTTTCCTTATGGAAG CCGTTTGGACTCGATTCAACCCCGTTATGCTGGCCGTTCAGAAAGCTATTCATGAAGACAACCTTATCGGTGAGATCAGGTGCATGTACTCTGACCACGCCATGGACGCCTACAAGAAACGACCTGATACAGACCGAGTGTTCGCTGCTGAGcttggcggtggtggtctCCTTGATATTGGGCCTTATCCTCTCGTTTGG ACAATGATGATCCTCTACCGCCATCCTTTGAATCAGCTCACACCCCCTGACAAGGTCGGCAGTACTATGTTACTTCACCACACTGGTGTCGACCTTGCAACCAGCTTCACCTTGACCTTCCCTAAGCTAAACGCCGTGTCGTTCT GCACGACGAATCTTCTCTCGGTTGTTCAAAAATATCAAAACACCCGTATTGTTGGCTCCAAGGGAGAGATCCTCGTTCATGGCTTCACTTCTCGCCCTCAAAAATATACTTTCCGTAGACTTCTCAACCCCGAGATAGAGGACGGGAATTATGAGGATGAGACAATCGATATGAGCTTCGATGGGTTTGGGCTATATTGGGAAGCCGATGCTGTGGCCAGGTGTCTACGGGACGGACTGAAGGAGTGCCCGAGCATGCCACATGCAGAGACGACGATGACCATGGAG ATTTTCGACAAGATCAGGAAAGAGGGTGGTTATGAGTTCCTCCCTGGGTTGGAGAAAGTCAAGGCGTAA
- a CDS encoding kinesin family member 20/23: protein MAPPSATPSASSKPRLPPKSAATAPVTGRVTRLRAAKEATACPAEILRQPGFLSKGKEGLRKASGKIGQKEKVAPTPRAKFAAQPITKPEASAESLKAYLRIRPPPVPDLASTVRPYLEIQSETDVLMRAPAENTRHHIPKPPHLFSFDRVFSPDTPQSPFFTTTTLPLVEKLLQGENGLLFAYGVSNSGKSYTIQGGNTASTTERGVLPRAIDVVFNSIEGSESKANLQPQGLADVVLCDEVDGPLNIVDPLAATEPRTDEAVKVDKNFSYAVFISYAEVYNEKIFDLLEAVLPASAPSASTLSHPRATYDKFPRTSHMQGIPSVLNSSFNMAAMANGGGGVLKRQALSLKNDPDGNGKYIAGLKDVRVRTREEALAVFRSGQNARQVFGTLANRESSRSHGIFTIKVVRIHNGAPEDPDSAQVSRLAIVDLAGSERNKNTHTTGDRLKEAGNINKSLMVLGQCLEVLRSNQQKLTAPTAVGVKKRIAVVPFRHSKLTEIFQNFFVGDGRAVIIINVNPYDTGFDENSHVMRFSASAREVQTTASNRVGLPLLKRQISTQFNALRHAVSAPMKIKVTVPVIPKDDGAANRATKNKIVAERESQGFVMVEEELEVKEEDAEDEDEEDKDLLVEYLFDQLKEMKARLYESEMRAAAIEVEVREEVAREMQESMQRMHKEFSQRLNEHVAASELKADRKIDIVMRTMTPAVSRIARYEPSPAESSYADCDESRDDLSMEKSFESAIDESLLISGDDSMVSSHSDPFLTKPVSVIPKLTISRDSTSHRTLADGESDREIIEEEVKKHEEMSEDELTRNDNERPMMHGNEGKEATEDEEEGEEDDQEEGEEEDEEEEESEEEEVEEGANSDGSAFIISDEEVSEDDESEPSPPRRLSSVKRKDSNPIKRTPAKIPSRRQASSPLTPGAVKGSKMTHNATPKATSETEKSRDPMFETPGPLSERAGQLQLGDDDDDELPIKTTVKKKRTLGKKKVVTEDDMERNDMNISGAEVKRLIRGAK from the exons ATGGCTCCACCATCAGCAACGCCGAGTGCTTCGTCCAAACCGCGTCTCCCTCCCAAAAGCGCAGCAACAGCACCTGTTACCGGCAGAGTCACTCGTCTTCGGGCTGCTAAAGAGGCCACTGCATGCCCTGCCGAAATCTTAAGGCAACCGGGCTTCCTcagcaaaggaaaagaagggctTAGAAAGGCATCAGGGAAGATTggacagaaggagaaagtg GCGCCGACGCCGAGGGCAAAGTTTGCCGCACAACCCATTACTAAACCTGAAGCAAGTGCTGAGAGTCTGAAG GCATACTTGAGAATACGACCGCCTCCCGTCCCGGATTTGGCCTCGACGGTCCGACCGTATCTCGAGATTCAGTCAGAGACTGATGTATTGATGCGCGCCCCTGCA GAGAATACCCGGCACCACATTCCTAAACCaccccatctcttctcattcGATCGAGTCTTTTCTCCCGATACACCCCAatctcctttcttcacGACTACTACTCTTCCCCTTGTGGAGAAACTGTTACAGGGAGAGAATGGCCTTTTATTTGCTTATGGTGTGAGCAATAGCGGGAAGTCATATACCATCCAAGGTGGGAATACAGCATCGACGACGGAGAGAGGTGTGCTTCCTAGGGCCATTGATGTCGTTTTCAACTCAATTGAGGGTTCAGAAAGCAAAGCAAAC CTTCAACCTCAAGGCCTTGCAGATGTGGTCTTGTGCGACGAAGTGGATGGCCCTCTGAACATTGTTGACCCCCTGGCTGCAACGGAACCAAGGACagatgaag CGGTGAAAGTCGACAAAAACTTCTCCTATGCTGTTTTTATATCGTACGCCGAGGTATATAATGAGAAG ATTTTTGATCTCCTTGAAGCTGTACTCCCAGCATCCGCTCCTTCAGCTTCCACTCTTTCTCACCCTAGAGCAACTTATGACAAGTTTCCTCGAACATCTCACATGCAAGGTATACCATCCGTCCTCAACTCCTCCTTTAACATGGCTGCCATGGCGAACGGCGGTGGAGGCGTGCTCAAGAGGCAGGCCCTTAGCTTGAAGAATGATCCTGATGGAAATGGGAAGTATATCGCTGGGCTGAAAGATGTTCGTGTGCGAACCAGAGAA GAGGCTCTTGCGGTCTTCCGATCTGGCCAGAATGCTCGGCAAGTGTTCGGTACCCTTGCGAACCGAGAATCCAGCCGCAGCCATGGCATTTTCACCATCAAGGTCGTCCGTATCCACAATGGCGCTCCCGAGGATCCCGATTCCGCTCAGGTCTCCCGACTCGCTATTGTCGATCTCGCTGGCTCTGAGAGGAATAAGAACACGCATACTACTGGCGATAGGTTGAAGGAGGCGGGTAATATCAACAAGTCGCTCATGGTGTTGGGTCAATGCCTTGAAGTATTGCGGTCGAATCAGCAAAAGTTGACAGCACCTACTGCCGTAGGAGTCAAAAAAAGGATCGCAGTCGTCCCGTTTAGGCATTCAAAATTGACAGAGATCTTCCAAAACTTCTTTGTTGGTGATGGGCGAGCA gtgatcatcatcaatgTCAATCCATATGACACAGGCTTCGACGAGAACTCTCATGTCATGCGATTTTCCGCTTCTGCCCGCGAAGTGCAGACCACCGCTTCCAATCGGGTCGGCCTCCCGCTCCTCAAACGTCAAATTAGCACCCAGTTTAACGCTCTCAGACATGCTGTCAGCGCGCCTATGAAGATTAAGGTGACTGTTCCTGTCATACCGAAAGATGATGGTGCGGCGAATCGGGCAACGAAAAATAAGATTGTTGCGGAAAGGGAGAGTCAAGGGTTTGTCatggttgaggaagaattggaagtcaaagaggaggatgcggaggatgaagatgaggaggacaAAGATCTCCTTGTGGAGTATCTGTTCGATCAGCTCAAGGAAATGAAGGCCAGA CTTTATGAATCTGAAATGCGGGCAGCTGCCATCGAAGTCGAAGTACGTGAGGAAGTTGCCCGAGAGATGCAAGAGTCAATGCAAAGAATGCACAAAGAGTTTTCTCAGCGATTGAACGAACAT GTCGCAGCGAGCGAGCTCAAAGCTGATCGAAAGATCGACATTGTCATGCGTACTATGACGCCTGCTGTATCGCGTATTGCTCGATATGAGCCCTCTCCTGCCGAATCTTCATATGCGGATTGCGATGAGTCGCGAGATGACCTTAGTATGGAGAAGAGCTTTGAGTCCGCCATTGATGAGTCTTTG CTTATTTCTGGGGACGACTCCATGGTTTCCTCCCACTCCGATCCTTTCCTTACCAAACCTGTATCCGTTATCCCCAAGCTCACAATTTCTCGTGACTCCACAAGTCACCGTACACTAGCTGATGGGGAGAGTGATAGGGAAATAatagaagaggaggttaAGAAACATGAGGAAATgagtgaagatgagcttACCAGGAACGATAATGAGCGACCTATGATGCATGGAaatgaagggaaggaggccactgaagacgaagaagaaggagaggaagatgatcaagaggaaggagaagaggaagatgaggaggaagaagaaagtgaggaggaggaagtggaagaaggagccaATTCGGATGGCTCGGCATTTATCATCTCTGACGAAGAAGTttcagaagatgatgagagcgaACCTTCCCCACCTCGTCGTCTATCTAGTGTCAAGCGCAAAGATAGCAACCCTATCAAGCGTACTCCTGCCAAGATTCCTTCCAGGCGGCAGGCATCTAGCCCTCTAACTCCGGGCGCTGTCAAGGGAAGCAAGATGACCCATAACGCAACGCCAAAGGCAACTTCTGAGACAGAGAAGTCTCGGGATCCTATGTTCGAGACCCCAGGCCCTTTGAGCGAGAGAGCAGGACAGCTTCAGCtcggcgatgatgatgacgatgagttGCCGATAAAAACAacggtgaagaagaagag GACGCttgggaaaaagaaggtcgTGACTGAGGATGACATGGAGAGGAATGATATGAATATCTCTGGAGCAGAAGTCAAGAGACTGATTCGCGGGGCCAAGTAA